The DNA window TTGTCCAAAATTAAAAGGTAACTTGGCAgttcaatttaatatttaatggaGAATAATATTTATTACCTGGTGTGGTTAATccaggaaatataaatataagtgaaAAAGCTGTGTTGAGAACTTTCTAGAGGTTGCTCTGCATTTTTGCAGTTTGTGTTTTATGAGATATGTTTTTGGGCCATTTCCATGAGCAACTCATGAGAAGTGCATGAGCTTCTGTCCCTGCCGCCCTCTGGAAAATCTGCTCCCAGTTCAATCATAGTTAAGTTTATAGCTGAGAGAAGATGGAGGTATTGGCTTGGAAGTTGAGGGAAGTAGGCTGCAGCAATGGACAATCAGTGCTTTCTGCCTTCCAGGATTATCTTGAGAATCTTCCCTGAAAGCTTTGCTGGCAAGCAGCCATGGCAAGCAAAGGGCCCTCGGCCTCTGCATCCACTGAGAATTCCAATGCAGGGGGGCCCAGTGGCAGCAGCAATGGTGAGAGTGGAGGGCAGGACAGCACCTTCGAGTGCAACATATGCCTGGACACGGCCAAGGACGCTGTCATCAGCCTGTGTGGCCACCTCTTCTGGTGAGTACCCTTCCTGCTATCTCTGTGGACACCCTACCACAGTTTGAAAGCCCATGACCCTAGGCAGATGTTTACTTGGGGCAGATGTTTGGGGTAGATGTCTCACTCATTTCAATTCCTGATGTACTCAGACCCAAGGGACAAGAAGCCTCAGTTTCCATCCCTGCTCTACTGCTGAAGGTCTGGGTAACCTTGGGCAAATCCTGTTTTCACCCTGGCCAGCTTCCCATCTCTCCAGGAGTAAGGCCACTTTGTGAGCATGTACTGCCACTTGAGCAAGGCTCGCTTGCTCTGCTGAGTCTACAGGCAGTATTGCATGGTGGTTTTGAGCAAgggctgtggaggcaggcttcctcctctcagatCTTGACTCTGCCACTTCCCTAGTGGATGACCTTAGACAGGGAGTGGACATGCATTCTGCCTTATTTTACAGGCTCATTTCTATTAAATGGCCCCAAATAGTGAGCATGTTGAATTACCACATAGCGTGTGTGCTGGCTATGATTGTAGTTGTTCtatattctgtgtgtatgttgtgaGATGAAGCAGCAAGGTCAGTGTTCGAGTCTCAGTGCCTACAGAAACCCTGCTGTCCCTGAGAACTTAGGTGGAGTAGTGGTTGTTTTTCTTTCGAGATGTTAGGGTAACTTTGAAGGGTAGAGAGGAACCTTGAATGCAGAGGGGAGATGATGGCAAATAAAGTCAGGGCCCATGCTACCCCAGAGCAGGCAGTTTCTAGAGATGGGCATGTATGGTGTCAGCTCATCTGAGTCCCCGAGGCAATTGTCCCCCTCTAGACAGTATGCTAGGAAACAAGAATGCTGTGGAGGGATGGGCCAGATTATCTAACCCAGGGGACATAGACCCCATTAAtatttttgtgcaggaatatgATGAAGAAAGTGGTATTTGAGAGTTTAAATTCTCAGAAATATAAAAGGTAAATTTATTGATGAATTAATAGACTAAAGCAAAggtttttgattttgagattttttttttgcactaaTTATTGTTTTGTATAGACGAAAGTGACAGAATTAAGAGAGGCAGAGTGCTGCTGAAAAGAACAGATTTAAAGCAGTATGTGTCTAGACTGCAGTGTGTCTTTAATAGATCCATTTCTTCTCTGCATGTCAGCTTTCTCTGTTCCATAGAGATGGTTATGCCTCCTGGTGCCATCAAGtgacaagaaaaattaaaaatcaactcAGCCACTCTGACACATAGTAATTGCTTCATAGGGAGGAATCttcatcattatttttgtttgtttgggttttgagacagggtcactatgtagaccaggctggccctaaaatTTCAACACTTCTCTTGGGTCTGCCTCTGGAATCCTCCCTTTATTACAATCCTAAGGCTTGCCCTGAAGGTCATTTATTCACTTACACTTTTAACCTACAGCATTTGAGCGAGCTCTAGTGGAGTCCTGTTGTTATTTGAGATACCCTCTGGAGAGGTCACAGTGGCCCCAGAAGCTCAGTGTTGGGTTCAGATTTGAGCATTTCCTGAATTTAGGACCctgctgtatttgtgtgtgaagCTAGCCTTGGTCAGGGATCGGGAGAATCACTGTCTTCTTAGGccatagggtttttgtttgtttgtttgtgttttggattttttgttattgttgttggttttgtttttgttttttgtttgtttgtttgagacagggtttctctgtgtagccctggctgtcctggaactcactctgtagaccaggctggcctcaaactcagaaccgcctgcctctgcctcccaagtgctgggattaaaggcgtgcgccaccactgcctggcttaggccatggttttattcatttggaaAAGACACATGATGTGTGAGAGGTGCCATGACTGCCACATAGTAAGTTGTAGTAGATTTTTGTTGACTTTCTtaataagaaagcaaagaaatactaaaaatatgGGATTAAATACTCTTCCTTCAGTGCTCTAATGCCGTGTTTTAACGCAGCAGTAAATATTGAAAAGACAGTAGGGAATTTTCAGTCCTGATGTAAGTTACGTGTTTCTAAACCTTGGCTTCCTCCTTTGAAAAACAAGACACTGGAACCAGCTCCATCTGTAATGTAGCACCcgaaaggaagctgaggaggtAACTTAATGGTTAGGAGCACTACTTGCTCTTCCAgcagacccaggtttgatccttagaacccacatggtagcttacaactatctgtaactccagttccaaggaatacAACAACCTATGGCTTCCGTGGGCAACATGTGGTCCATAGACATAAGGTAAGAAACACTCATGCccgtaaaataaacaaataaacgtATACCCTGAAGCCTGAGGTAGAGGATTAGGAATCTGAACCCAGTTTGGGCTATATGGTGAAATcctgtatttaaataaataaattaattaatttaaaaaggaaaaaaaaggaagaagtgtTGGGCAGCAGCTCTGTAAGGTGGAGGTAGCCTTTCCCAGTagcttctctgtctttcccattACAAAGATGTTTTGAATAGGTCTGGCCTTTCAAACCACTTCCTGCTAGGAGAGCAGTTTGTTAAATTGGAtttgaaataatagaaaatccaTATATCACTTGTGAGCCTGAGGAGGCTGTGAACCCATCTGATACagtgcatattgtgtgtgtgtgtgtgtgtgtgtgtgtgtgtgtgtgtgtgtgtgcttttatattGTCATATGTTACATGACAGTGCCGACTTTTCCTGCAGAGGTTATTTGTCTTATATTAGATTCCTTTAGAACCTGTAATATCTGAAAGATTAACCTATGGATAAACTGTGCTTGGTTGGTCTGATTttcttatttgtatgtttgttttaggGGGGTTCAGGCTGGAGACTGGAGTCatgtctctctgttctcttgtTTTTCCTGCGGGTTTAGCTTTTTCTTGtctattttgttctttcattttgttgttttaagacagggtcttctaTAGCCTAGGCTGTAAattcagtctcactgtgtagttgaggatgaccttgaactcctgatcctctcctgcccctgcctctcaagtgcaggattacagatgtgtgccttcATACCTTTTTCTATACGTGATGCCCATGATTGGTGTGAAGCCTCACTGGGGTTGCAGTACTCCAGTTCCCCCCTTCTGATGTCCCTTCCCTACTCACGGAGTGTTTCTGCTAATGAAAGCATTTTTCTCCTTCCCGCCTTCCTTCCTGATGATTGGCCGCCCTGGGGACTCTGTAGTTGGCCGTGTTTACATCAGGTAAGATGTACttcattttgctttgtctttCATCAGCTAGAGTTGCACAAGACAGCCCTCATCTCAGGGGACTACTGTCAGAAACTGCAATCTCCCTTGCTGCTGGGCTCAGTTGCCCTTTTTATACAGCTGCCCGCTGTCTGGTATTTGATGTAATAAAGAGGTCTTTTCATGTCTGAATTAGTCCTGGTTCTGCCAGTAATGGGCATATGGGCTTGGATGACCATTTGCAGATGGATTGGACTTGATAATGTTAgctccctttttgttttatttttttgttagtttcAAGACAAGATCAAGTATATCCCAAGctatgtcctcaaactcactatgtagttgaagatgaccttgaaatcctcctgccacaaagtgctggggttataggtgtgcatcACAACGCCTGCTTCATGTAATGCTGGAAACCAAGGATGTCTTGCTTGCTAAGCATTTGATCTGTTAACTAAGTCACATTCTCACCTGTTAgatcattttcttgtttgtttgtttctgagatcttatatttataaaagataaCTAGATAACttctgggctagagagacagctcagtggttaggaatgtTTGCTGCATTTGCAAAGGGCCagtttcagttcctagcacctgtaactctagctccaggggctccaacacttgtgggtgtacacacacacacacacacacacacacacacacacacatcgagataaaaataaatcttgaagaaatACAAAAGTGGCTCCTTTCATATCAGTGCACCTCTTTTCTGAAAGGTCTTGAGATTGCTGAGAAGAGGTAGGTTTTTTTGATATGAATAGGTAGCTTTTGCAGAGGAGGAAAgtcttgttttaatttattctgaAACCGAGTTAGCGTTCACTAAGAACTGAGCCTGGCATTGGCAACTGGATGTGACCAGTCACAGCCAGGTAGCATTTCCATGGGTGCCAGAAGTACAGCATCACACTGGTAGGTAGGTGGCTTAGCAGGGGttgggagggggggcagggaCTAGACTGCTCTGTCTCCTCctagggaaagaagaaggaactAGGAATGAGCAGTCTGACTCACATGAACTTGAAAGAATAGACTTAGCAGAACATATTAGTGTGAGCTTCAGGAGATGATGTAATTTAGATTTAGAGCTATTGGCAGCTAGGGAATGTAGGATATAAAGTCATGAAATGCTGCTATTTCCGTATCTCTGAAGTCTTTGgctcatatttatttaatatactttttatCTTTGTACTAGAGATACAGTTTACATCCAAAAATAGTATTGAGGGGCTGGGTCATAGTTCATCCATAGTGTGTATACTGATGATGTGCAAGgctctgagtttaatccctagtaCTAGAAATAAGTAAAGGTTGAGAAACTATACATCAGAAACCCTCCAGTGCCCAAAAAGAGGTCACAagttaggtgtggtggcatacttCTATAATCCTTGTACTTAGGAAGCAAAGGACATGAGGATTAAGAGTTCAGCATCATCTTCAGATATGGGACTctgcttcaaaaagaaaagaaaaaatacagtataacactttaaaaataaagtttagatAATGAGCAAACTCTGTCCCTTAACACAAcattaagtgacccaaaaatgaTTAGCACATCTAGGTACTGATGTCAGGTTATACCGTTTGGGGGAAATATGGTGTAAAAATGAGAAATTGGGGATGGAGATAcaggtcagcagttaagagcatgtactgcttttccaaaggaacccaagttcatttcccagtacccatgttcacactacctgtaactccagctctagcttcctcctccagcctctgaggAACATGTATTTGTTTGCATACACCCTCTCCCTCCACtaacatacataattaaaaataagatatgtaatttaagaaaactgagaaattacagaaagaaaaatgagataatGGATAATTTGATTGATCCTGAAAGTAAGGTTCTGTTCATACCTGGAGCCTGCCAGGAGGCCTCAGGCCTGCAGCTCCTTCTGTACTGTCCCCAGAGAGTAACAGAGAAGGAAGCCTGTTTAATTACTGGTATTTAAAGGCAATTTTGATTTTATCCccagtaaatatttttcaatgctAGAAACAGACATTAGATTATGGTTCCTAAATGTTCCCAGCTCAGGCTACTCCAGCTGGTGTTTCCCACACTAAGGACGCTGGCTTCACAGTCAGATGTTGTACTTGACTAACGGCAGGGCAGCTTTGGTTCAttcttgtgtttttctctcatttgtagtGGTTGGAGACTAGGCCTAACAGACAAGTGTGTCCAGTCTGCAAAGCTGGCATCAGCCGGGACAAGGTCATCCCCCTCTATGGCAGAGGCAGCACTGGACAGCAGGATCCCAGGTAAAGACTTGCTTCATCTGATACCCATATCCCCACTTGGATGGGCTGTTATTCACATCTACTTAGCCCTCTAACCCTACTTTTAGCTTGGTGTCTGTCTGTTGATGGCTGCTTGATTTTGAGGCATTTTGATGGAGAtgagagtcacctgggaagggtGGGGCCTGAGAGTAGAGGAGCCAAGCTCCCACTTGCTGGCCCATCTTCAGTAGGTGCTCAGTGTCATCCACCAGCAGGCAAACAGCTGTGCAGTGTTGTGAGAGCACTGCCTGCAGcctgggaagcaggagtgtgCCCAAGGACTGGGTTGGCTGCACCGGTGAATGGTAGTCTAGGGAGGAGGATAATCGGAAAGCTGATGGCTTTGTGGGGACGGGATTTCAGAAATGAAGATGTAGGTGGCCCTTTTGACCTGGCACCTGGACCTTTCCAGAACAATGTCTCACTGTCTAGCATTTCACCTGACTCCGTATCTCCTGTCTACCAGACAGACAGAACTTCTCCTAAATAGTGTTTTCTGTTACACTTTTCACACTTGTATATACTCTGGGGGCAGAAGTACCCTCCCTCGTCCCACTCAGTCTACACCCTGCTTCCTGCAGCCTTTTCTTGATTCCTGTCCTTATTTTATGAAAGCCTTAAAGtacacccccacccaccctcacccttgcaggtgatttttcttcttcattaccCTCCCACCCTATATTGGGACTACTTGTATCTCTGTTGAAATCATCATCATCTCAAGAGTGGAAACTGTCAACAGTATCAGTACTTATTGCCTCATGCCTAATGTGAAATAAACAATCAAACCGTTGGGAGGGTCTGAGGCCTAGCAgccaaagatagatagatagcatgGGGTACTAGCCTAAGAGTAATGGAGGCCAAACTGAAATCAGTAGGGGAGATTAGAGAGACCTTGAACCTTAACCCTATCAAACAATCCTTGGTTTTAGTCTGGCTTAGGATTTCTGGTACCCATGAGCTCATGTCATGCAGGCCAAAGGAAGGCAAAACTAGCCATTTTTCATAACCATGGACCAAAATCTCTATTGCAAGGTAGGCTATGCAATATGATGACTTTCTTAGAACAAGCTGGTTTTTCTGATTTGAGGTAGAATGGTGTTAGAACTTTGTTAAGCCAACACAGTTTTGTGTGTTGAACAGGAGCGTGACCTGTTGCTCAGTCCTCAAGGGGAACAACGAACAACATTTAGTGATGgccttactttgtttcttttcagagaGAAGACTCCTCCTCGTCCACAAGGCCAGAGACCAGAGCCAGAAAATAGAGGGGTGAGGAACATTCTAGGAAAAGCTTCTAGAAGGGTGCCTGTGGCTTTGAAACTTTCCTGTTGACCTTCCAGTTTTTCCCCTCATCctataaacaaaggaaaatttataaaattcaggAAGAAAATAAGCAGGGAAAAATCCTAGAACCACTCATCCAGAGATAGCCATTGGGCCTGTCTTCTCACCTTCctttactcgtgtgtgtgtgtgtgtgtgtgtgtgtgtgttattaatttatacatgtatgtttattgATTATGcacttaaatatttcatatatttttaaatttattctttattattgtgtgtatatggtggGGAGTCTATGTGTAGATGTGAGAGGACACTCTGGAGAGTCAGTTCCTCTTCCAGCATGGACCCTGGAGATGGCACTTAGCATGTTAGACTTCATGTCCAGCCCCTTTAGTGCCCGATTGTCTTTCCAGCCTGATTTCTTggggttttgagatagggtcttactatgtatcccacgctgatctggaactcat is part of the Mus pahari chromosome 13, PAHARI_EIJ_v1.1, whole genome shotgun sequence genome and encodes:
- the Rnf185 gene encoding E3 ubiquitin-protein ligase RNF185 isoform X1; the protein is MASKGPSASASTENSNAGGPSGSSNGESGGQDSTFECNICLDTAKDAVISLCGHLFCWPCLHQWLETRPNRQVCPVCKAGISRDKVIPLYGRGSTGQQDPREKTPPRPQGQRPEPENRGGFQGFGFGDGGFQMSFGIGAFPFGIFATAFNINDGRPPPAVPGTPQYVDEQFLSRLFLFVALVIMFWLLIA